A single Mixta calida DNA region contains:
- the cheZ gene encoding protein phosphatase CheZ yields MDAESTNAQSADNLKVIFSQIGQLARQLRVSLNNLSLDRAIMDVAEAIPDARDRLSYVVDKTSHAADRVLTCVEAARPLQDELNANATKLAERWDEWFAEPVELPIARELVNDTRQFLKQTPDITQQTNQQLMEIMMAQDFQDLTGQVIKKMMDLIAEIEHGLIQVLVENMPEKPIAAAAADNDRDSLKNGPQLDHTKAGVVASQDQVDDLLESLGF; encoded by the coding sequence ATGGACGCAGAGTCAACAAACGCACAGTCAGCCGATAACCTGAAGGTTATCTTTTCGCAAATTGGACAACTGGCGCGCCAGCTGCGCGTCAGCCTGAATAATCTGAGTCTCGACCGCGCCATTATGGACGTGGCGGAGGCGATACCGGACGCGCGCGATCGCCTGAGCTACGTGGTGGATAAAACCTCGCACGCCGCCGACCGCGTGCTGACCTGCGTGGAGGCGGCGCGGCCGTTGCAGGACGAGCTGAACGCCAACGCCACTAAGCTGGCGGAACGCTGGGATGAATGGTTCGCCGAACCGGTCGAGCTTCCCATCGCCCGCGAGCTGGTGAACGACACGCGCCAGTTCCTGAAACAGACGCCCGATATCACGCAGCAGACCAATCAGCAGCTGATGGAAATTATGATGGCGCAGGATTTCCAGGATCTGACCGGCCAGGTGATCAAAAAGATGATGGATCTGATCGCCGAGATCGAACACGGCCTGATCCAGGTGCTGGTGGAAAATATGCCGGAGAAACCGATCGCCGCCGCCGCCGCCGACAACGATCGCGACAGCCTGAAAAACGGCCCGCAGCTGGATCACACCAAAGCGGGCGTAGTGGCCTCTCAGGACCAGGTTGACGACCTGCTGGAGAGCCTCGGCTTTTAA
- the flhA gene encoding flagellar biosynthesis protein FlhA, translating to MSNFASKLRLPQMKDTQWQILAGPVLIMLILAMMVLPLPAFLLDLLFTFNIVLSLMILMVAMFTQKTLEFSAFPTVLLFSTLLRLALNIASTRVILLEGHTGANAAGQVVEAFGHFLVGGNFAIGIVVFAILIIINFMVITKGAGRIAEVGARFVLDGMPGKQMAIDADLNAGLIGEEEAKRRRNEVTQESDFYGSMDGASKFVRGDAIAGLLIMAINIIGGLMIGMLQHDMSFAQAGETYTLLTIGDGLVAQIPALIISTAAGVIVTRVSTEQDVGEQMVSQLLNNPRVMLLAAGVIGLLGIIPGMPNLVFLLFTAALLGAAWWLRGREMQAAALGSPVKGKADRDAAKAKAEAAQAAEASWSDVQLEDVLGLEVGYRLIPLVDSAQDGQLLARIRGIRKKFAQDMGFLPPPVHIRDNLDLAPGDYRILLKGVEIGRGEIQPERWMAIDPGCAEGELPGQPCQEPAFGLPAIWIDDVLREQASIQGYTVVDPSSVVATHLNHLISLHTDELFSRQETQQLLDQVSKEMPKLVEDFIPGVVSLTTFHKVLQNLLAERVSIRDMRTIIDTLAEFAPAQSDADELTAQVRIRLGRAITQQWFQNKPEIQVIGLDVDLERLLIQAIQNGSAIEPGIAENLIAQTEKAIQRQEAFDAPPVLLVNQPLRLMLSRFLRRVFPQLAVLSNLELNHSRTVRMTYVIGGQS from the coding sequence ATGTCTAATTTCGCCAGCAAACTACGCCTGCCGCAGATGAAAGATACGCAGTGGCAGATTCTGGCCGGGCCAGTATTGATTATGCTGATTCTGGCCATGATGGTGCTGCCGCTGCCGGCGTTTTTACTGGATCTGCTGTTCACCTTTAATATCGTGCTGTCGCTGATGATATTGATGGTGGCGATGTTCACCCAAAAAACGCTGGAGTTTTCCGCCTTTCCCACCGTGCTGCTGTTTTCCACGCTGCTGCGCCTGGCGCTGAATATCGCTTCGACGCGCGTCATTCTGCTGGAAGGTCATACCGGCGCCAATGCGGCAGGCCAGGTGGTGGAGGCATTCGGCCACTTTCTGGTGGGCGGGAACTTCGCTATCGGCATCGTGGTGTTCGCTATCCTGATAATCATCAACTTTATGGTCATCACCAAAGGCGCCGGGCGTATCGCTGAAGTGGGCGCGCGCTTTGTGCTGGACGGCATGCCGGGCAAACAGATGGCGATCGATGCCGACCTTAACGCCGGGCTGATTGGCGAAGAGGAGGCGAAACGCCGCCGTAACGAGGTGACGCAGGAGTCTGACTTTTACGGTTCGATGGACGGCGCCAGTAAATTTGTGCGCGGTGACGCCATCGCCGGCCTGCTGATTATGGCGATCAACATTATCGGCGGCCTGATGATCGGTATGCTCCAGCACGATATGTCGTTTGCCCAGGCGGGCGAAACCTACACGCTGCTGACCATCGGCGACGGTCTGGTGGCGCAAATCCCGGCGCTGATTATCTCCACCGCCGCTGGCGTGATCGTAACGCGCGTTTCCACCGAACAGGATGTCGGCGAGCAGATGGTAAGCCAGCTGCTGAATAATCCGCGCGTGATGCTGCTGGCGGCGGGCGTGATCGGGTTGCTCGGCATTATTCCCGGCATGCCGAACCTGGTGTTCCTGCTGTTTACCGCCGCCCTGCTCGGCGCAGCCTGGTGGCTGCGCGGCCGCGAGATGCAGGCCGCCGCCCTCGGCAGCCCGGTGAAGGGCAAGGCCGACCGCGACGCGGCGAAAGCTAAAGCGGAAGCGGCGCAGGCGGCGGAAGCCTCCTGGTCTGACGTTCAGCTGGAAGATGTGCTGGGGTTGGAGGTGGGCTATCGCCTGATCCCGCTGGTCGACAGCGCGCAGGATGGTCAGCTGCTGGCGCGTATTCGCGGCATTCGCAAAAAATTCGCGCAGGATATGGGTTTCCTGCCGCCGCCGGTGCATATCCGCGACAACCTCGATCTGGCGCCCGGCGACTACCGCATTCTGCTGAAAGGGGTTGAGATTGGGCGCGGCGAGATTCAACCGGAGCGCTGGATGGCGATCGATCCGGGCTGCGCCGAAGGGGAACTGCCGGGCCAGCCCTGCCAGGAACCCGCTTTCGGCCTGCCGGCGATCTGGATTGACGATGTGCTGCGCGAACAGGCGTCGATTCAGGGCTATACCGTGGTCGATCCCAGCTCGGTCGTCGCGACGCATCTGAATCACCTGATTAGCCTGCATACCGATGAGCTGTTCAGCCGTCAGGAAACGCAGCAGCTGCTGGATCAGGTCAGCAAAGAGATGCCGAAGCTGGTGGAGGATTTTATTCCTGGGGTCGTCTCGCTCACCACTTTCCATAAGGTCTTGCAGAATCTGCTGGCGGAGCGAGTTTCTATCCGCGATATGCGCACCATTATCGATACGCTGGCGGAGTTCGCGCCCGCGCAGAGCGACGCCGACGAGCTGACGGCTCAGGTGCGCATTCGACTTGGACGTGCCATTACCCAGCAGTGGTTCCAGAATAAACCGGAGATTCAGGTGATCGGCCTTGATGTCGATCTGGAGCGGCTGCTGATCCAGGCGATTCAGAACGGCAGTGCCATCGAGCCGGGCATTGCGGAAAACCTCATCGCGCAAACGGAAAAAGCGATTCAGCGGCAGGAGGCGTTCGATGCGCCGCCGGTGCTGCTGGTGAACCAACCGCTGAGGCTGATGCTCTCCCGCTTCCTGCGCCGCGTTTTTCCGCAGCTGGCGGTGCTTTCCAACCTGGAGCTGAACCACAGCCGCACCGTGCGCATGACGTATGTTATTGGGGGGCAATCGTGA
- the flhB gene encoding flagellar biosynthesis protein FlhB codes for MSEESDVEKTEDPTPYRREKARKEGQIPRSKELTSVLMLLVGWSLMLAGGHDLLRHLTELLHDGLTFDSLLAQDSTLLFYQLRHLGGKAARALMLLLPGLFLTAITTPMLLGGLHLGGKSLKLDLKRLFPVSGFKRLFSAQVVSELLKGLLKVTLVGCVCSLYLFVHKQEFIHLVNQPLYEALSNFARLIMGCLLMVILALIPMVGYDVFWQIFSNLKKLRMSRQEIRDEHKQHEGDPHIKARIRQLQRAAASRRMMAELPNADVIINNPTHYSVALRYKEGAMSAPILLAKGAGETALRIRAVGEQHNIPMLQAPPLARALYRHCELNAPIPAALYGAVAEVLAWVYSLRRWRHAGGLRPKKPVNLPVPAALDFNPESQE; via the coding sequence ATGTCAGAAGAGAGCGATGTAGAAAAGACCGAAGACCCCACGCCTTACCGGCGAGAGAAGGCGCGTAAAGAGGGGCAGATCCCTCGTTCTAAAGAGCTGACATCGGTGCTCATGCTACTGGTCGGCTGGTCGCTGATGCTGGCCGGCGGACACGATCTGTTGCGGCACCTGACTGAACTGCTGCATGACGGCCTGACCTTCGATTCCCTGCTGGCGCAGGACAGCACGCTGCTGTTTTATCAGCTGCGCCATCTGGGCGGCAAGGCCGCGCGCGCGCTGATGCTGCTGCTGCCCGGACTGTTTCTGACCGCCATCACCACGCCGATGCTGCTGGGCGGTCTGCACCTCGGCGGCAAATCGCTGAAGCTCGATTTAAAACGCCTTTTCCCCGTTTCCGGCTTTAAGCGGCTCTTTTCCGCGCAGGTGGTTTCCGAGCTGCTTAAAGGCCTGCTGAAGGTGACCCTGGTGGGCTGCGTGTGCAGCCTCTATCTCTTCGTGCATAAGCAGGAATTCATTCATCTGGTGAACCAGCCGCTGTATGAGGCGCTGAGCAATTTTGCCCGCCTGATTATGGGCTGTCTGCTGATGGTGATTCTGGCGTTGATTCCGATGGTGGGTTACGACGTCTTCTGGCAAATCTTCAGCAATCTGAAGAAGCTGCGCATGAGCCGCCAGGAGATCCGCGACGAGCATAAGCAGCATGAAGGCGACCCGCATATTAAGGCGCGCATCCGGCAGTTGCAGCGCGCGGCGGCCAGCCGCCGCATGATGGCGGAGCTGCCGAACGCCGACGTGATTATCAACAACCCCACGCACTATTCCGTGGCGTTGCGTTACAAAGAGGGCGCGATGTCCGCGCCGATTTTACTGGCTAAAGGCGCAGGCGAGACCGCGTTGCGCATCCGTGCGGTCGGCGAGCAGCACAATATTCCGATGCTGCAGGCGCCGCCGCTGGCGCGCGCGCTTTATCGCCACTGCGAGCTGAACGCGCCGATCCCTGCCGCCCTGTACGGCGCGGTGGCGGAAGTGCTCGCCTGGGTTTACAGCCTGCGCCGCTGGCGTCACGCAGGCGGCCTGCGTCCCAAAAAACCTGTCAACCTTCCGGTGCCCGCCGCGCTGGATTTTAATCCTGAGAGTCAAGAGTAA
- the cheY gene encoding chemotaxis response regulator CheY — protein MADKNLRFLVVDDFATMRRIVRNLLKDLGYHNVEEAEDGSDALAKLQAAPVDFVISDWNMPNMDGLQLLNEIRKDERFSTLPVLMVTAEAKKENIIAAAQAGASGYVVKPFTAATLEEKLSKIFEKLGW, from the coding sequence ATGGCAGACAAAAACTTACGTTTTCTGGTGGTAGATGATTTCGCAACGATGCGCCGTATTGTGCGCAATCTTTTAAAAGATCTCGGCTACCACAACGTGGAAGAAGCGGAGGACGGCAGCGACGCGCTGGCCAAATTGCAGGCCGCGCCGGTCGATTTCGTTATCAGCGACTGGAATATGCCCAATATGGACGGCCTGCAGCTGCTGAATGAGATCCGTAAAGATGAACGCTTCAGCACCCTTCCCGTGTTGATGGTGACCGCGGAAGCGAAGAAAGAAAATATCATTGCGGCGGCGCAGGCGGGCGCCAGCGGCTACGTCGTGAAGCCTTTTACCGCCGCCACGCTGGAAGAGAAGCTAAGTAAGATTTTCGAAAAACTGGGATGGTAA